A portion of the Victivallis lenta genome contains these proteins:
- a CDS encoding GntR family transcriptional regulator yields MDKYDNIIKECRDLVESLPPGATVPSVRRLMKRFGVSQLVITQAMNEMKKAGLIVSQVGRGTFKAPADNRENCPNGVVSLLLPDWQSSFTAAILTEFARHFTASGYTLKPCYHNYGIERVTPEMLPAESDALIVYWHWDFDLNTWEHLARLDYPVVLINSAPQGLGINAVSTDNELGGAMAAGHFLNNGHTKIGMMLTQPQLDSTVSRRNGFAKYLMVNGITPLIIDCNTRPGEQSSARAYEKMMQLGRSGTFDCTALFCDSDLGALGVMRACHELELSVPNDLCIIGFDNIPECGFFHPALSSIDQNLGEWAVAAEKIIHACRNDPQVRRTGRQTLIAPSLVLRESTRRSAAGETVIPWKRPEGFPHGNIAAR; encoded by the coding sequence ATGGATAAATACGACAACATCATCAAAGAGTGCCGCGATCTGGTCGAGAGCCTCCCGCCGGGAGCAACGGTGCCTTCCGTACGCCGGCTGATGAAGCGCTTCGGCGTCAGCCAGCTCGTCATCACCCAGGCGATGAACGAGATGAAGAAGGCCGGCCTCATCGTGTCGCAGGTCGGCCGCGGCACCTTCAAAGCGCCTGCCGACAACCGGGAGAACTGTCCGAACGGCGTAGTGTCCCTGCTGCTGCCGGACTGGCAGTCCAGCTTCACGGCCGCAATTCTCACCGAATTCGCCCGCCATTTCACGGCTTCCGGATACACATTGAAACCGTGCTACCACAACTACGGCATCGAACGCGTCACGCCGGAAATGCTGCCGGCGGAAAGCGATGCCCTTATCGTTTACTGGCACTGGGATTTCGACCTCAACACCTGGGAACACCTGGCACGGCTGGACTATCCGGTGGTGCTGATCAACAGCGCACCGCAGGGACTCGGCATCAATGCGGTCAGCACCGATAACGAACTCGGCGGCGCCATGGCGGCCGGCCATTTCCTGAACAACGGCCACACGAAAATCGGCATGATGCTGACCCAGCCGCAGCTCGACAGTACGGTTTCACGCCGGAACGGATTTGCAAAATACCTGATGGTCAATGGAATCACTCCGCTGATCATCGACTGCAACACCCGCCCCGGCGAGCAATCCAGCGCCCGCGCCTACGAAAAAATGATGCAGCTCGGGCGCAGCGGAACCTTCGACTGCACCGCCCTCTTCTGCGACTCCGACCTCGGCGCGCTCGGCGTTATGCGCGCCTGCCATGAACTCGAACTCTCCGTTCCGAACGATCTCTGCATCATCGGTTTCGACAATATCCCGGAATGCGGATTTTTTCACCCGGCACTCTCTTCAATCGACCAGAACCTCGGCGAGTGGGCCGTCGCCGCCGAGAAGATCATCCACGCCTGCCGCAACGACCCGCAGGTACGCCGGACCGGCCGTCAGACTCTGATTGCGCCGTCGCTGGTGCTGCGGGAGAGCACCCGGCGCTCCGCCGCCGGAGAAACGGTCATCCCCTGGAAACGGCCGGAAGGGTTTCCGCACGGAAATATTGCCGCCCGGTAA